From Pongo pygmaeus isolate AG05252 chromosome 22, NHGRI_mPonPyg2-v2.0_pri, whole genome shotgun sequence, one genomic window encodes:
- the RIPPLY3 gene encoding protein ripply3 isoform X2: MSKRQEYLQSSGEQVLASFPVQATIDFYDDESTESASEAEEPEEGTPPLHPLLQEVGGLQENCPGGKGRDQGSNRGQRSSGGGDPWGEGLLPHSVSSRGGKCSSSK, from the coding sequence ATGTCAAAGCGTCAAGAATACCTGCAGAGTTCCGGGGAGCAAGTACTGGCCAGCTTCCCAGTGCAAGCCACGATTGACTTCTACGACGATGAGTCTACTGAGTCTGCTTCAGAAGCTGAAGAGCCAGAGGAAGGAACCCCGCCCCTCCATCCTTTGCTCCAGGAGGTGGGAGGTCTGCAGGAAAACTGCCCAGGGGGAAAGGGCAGAGACCAGGGCAGCAACCGAGGGCAGCGATCCTCAGGAGGGGGTGACCCCTGGGGGGAGGGTCTGCTCCCACACAGCGTCTCCTCAAGGGGTGGCAAGTGCTCCTCATCCAAATga
- the RIPPLY3 gene encoding protein ripply3 isoform X1, with translation MEPEAAAGVQKARGRGCHCPGDAPWRPPPPRGPESPAPWRPWIQTPGDAELTRTGRPLEPRADQHAFGSKGAFGFQHPVRVYLPMSKRQEYLQSSGEQVLASFPVQATIDFYDDESTESASEAEEPEEGTPPLHPLLQEVGGLQENCPGGKGRDQGSNRGQRSSGGGDPWGEGLLPHSVSSRGGKCSSSK, from the exons ATGGAGCCCGAGGCGGCGGCCGGAGTCCAGAAGGCGCGGGGGCGCGGCTGTCACTGCCCCGGGGACGCTCCCTGGAGGCCTCCGCCACCGCGCGGGCCGGAGAG CCCCGCGCCGTGGCGACCTTGGATCCAGACACCTGGAGATGCTGAGCTGACCAGAACTGGAAGGCCG CTTGAACCTAGGGCTGACCAACACGCTTTTGGATCAAAGGGAGCCTTTGGGTTTCAGCATCCTGTAAG AGTCTATTTACCCATGTCAAAGCGTCAAGAATACCTGCAGAGTTCCGGGGAGCAAGTACTGGCCAGCTTCCCAGTGCAAGCCACGATTGACTTCTACGACGATGAGTCTACTGAGTCTGCTTCAGAAGCTGAAGAGCCAGAGGAAGGAACCCCGCCCCTCCATCCTTTGCTCCAGGAGGTGGGAGGTCTGCAGGAAAACTGCCCAGGGGGAAAGGGCAGAGACCAGGGCAGCAACCGAGGGCAGCGATCCTCAGGAGGGGGTGACCCCTGGGGGGAGGGTCTGCTCCCACACAGCGTCTCCTCAAGGGGTGGCAAGTGCTCCTCATCCAAATga